The genomic window CGCTTCCCAAAAAGCAAACGAAAGAAGTGAAATATCAAAAACAGAATAAAGAAGTTTTAAAGAAAAAACTGACTGCCGAACAATATAACGTAACCCAGGAAAACGGTACGGAGAGAGCTTTCCAAAATGAATACTGGGACGAAACCCGCGAAGGAATTTATGTGGATATTACTACAGGAGAACCTTTATTTATTTCAACCGATAAATTTGAATCGGGTTGCGGATGGCCAAGCTTTTCAAAACCGATTACTAAAAAATTAATTGAAGAAAAATTAGACCGTTCTCACGGAATGACAAGGGTAGAAGTGAGAAGTAAAACCGGAGATGCACATTTGGGGCATGTTTTCAATGACGGGCCTGAAGACAAAGGCGGACTTCGTTACTGTATCAATTCTGCTTCTCTGAAGTTTATTCCGAAAGCGGAAATGAAAGAGAAAGGATATGAAGAATATATTTCTTTACTTGAAAAAGATAAGAAGTAAATATATAATTAAGTAAGGTGATTGAGACTGTCGAAAGGCAGTCTCTTTTAATTATAAATCCACATCAGAACCGGCTTCGATGTGCCCTTTAAGATAGGGTCAATTTCTCTCAATGCGTTGTTTGAAACTGTGGGGCAACCCCAACCTTCGGGTGAACCTTGAGGATAGATTTCATTATCATCCATTTTTTCCCAAGAGTGAAAAACAATGGCTCTTTTCAATGCATTACTATTGGTTTCTTCTAAGCCGTGCATTAAATATTTTATTTTGATTCCCCACTCACTTACACCTCTTTTCCCGATTTTATATTTTCCAAGAGAGGAAAGGTGACTTCCGTCTTCATTGCTGAAACCCGGATCGTCCTTGGATTGTGACCAGCTCCAGATGTAGTTTCCGCAACCATGGCCCACAAGATACCTCTTTGTGATTTTCTTTTCGTTAAAATCATAAATGAAAAAACGGTTTACACCTGAATGTAAGCTCATATCGATTAGAATACAAAAATCTGTGTTGAATTTTTTCTGTTTACAAAATGATAAAGCTTCTTCAGCCTTTTTATTGGTGTTCTGAATGTTTAAAGAGGGCTTTTGCTCATTTGAAGATGTGAAAATTTTAAAAGTATTTTTCTTTTCATCGGAACAGGATAAGCACAGAAAGGTTAATGTTACAAAACAGAATTTTATAATTTTAGAAGGCGAAAGCTTAATCATTTGTTTTTCTTAATTGTAAGTTTAAATATAAAATAAAAAGTGGCTCACAACAAAACCACTTTTTAAATATTTTAAAGTATTAATTTGGAGAATTACCAATCCCTCTTTTTCAAAATCCAATACGATCCGAAAATAAAAATAACACACCAAATGATACATGCAATTAAGCTTTCTGTCGGGTAATGGAACTCATATTTAAAACCTATTGCTTTTGCCATATTCAGCCTTACCATTGGATTGGGAATTAAACTAGACATACTTTCCAAAGGCAGCAGGTGAGATATAAAAAAGTCATTTTGTAAAACCTCATTTCTTTGAGCGCCCTGCAGTCCTTTCATTTTTGTGAAAACTTCAATACCGGATAAGATACTTTCACCGATCCAGAAAACAAAAAACGCAAGAAATACAAAAATCGATTTTCTAAGCAAAATAGAAAGAAACATCAGAAAACAGAAAAAAGTGAACAGTTTTAAAAAGTAATTTCCAATAAAGAAAATTTCTTCAAAAACTTTTGCAGATTCTGTTGTATTTGAATATCGATATCCTAAAAACATGGTAATAGCAAATACAATAATAGTCGAAACAATAGTAAAAATACTGATCGTCAGTAATTTTGAACCAATAAAT from Chryseobacterium camelliae includes these protein-coding regions:
- a CDS encoding ABC transporter permease — encoded protein: MTKLLKLEYYKNLNYRPFKVFTILYFAILIVFLFIGLIDFDLFGEPINLKEQGIYNFPEIWNFTTWIVALLKIFLGLIIVFSISQEFSDRMFKQNTIDGLSRKEFIGSKLLTISIFTIVSTIIVFAITMFLGYRYSNTTESAKVFEEIFFIGNYFLKLFTFFCFLMFLSILLRKSIFVFLAFFVFWIGESILSGIEVFTKMKGLQGAQRNEVLQNDFFISHLLPLESMSSLIPNPMVRLNMAKAIGFKYEFHYPTESLIACIIWCVIFIFGSYWILKKRDW
- a CDS encoding murein L,D-transpeptidase catalytic domain-containing protein; protein product: MIKLSPSKIIKFCFVTLTFLCLSCSDEKKNTFKIFTSSNEQKPSLNIQNTNKKAEEALSFCKQKKFNTDFCILIDMSLHSGVNRFFIYDFNEKKITKRYLVGHGCGNYIWSWSQSKDDPGFSNEDGSHLSSLGKYKIGKRGVSEWGIKIKYLMHGLEETNSNALKRAIVFHSWEKMDDNEIYPQGSPEGWGCPTVSNNALREIDPILKGTSKPVLMWIYN